The following is a genomic window from Melitaea cinxia chromosome 7, ilMelCinx1.1, whole genome shotgun sequence.
GGGTCAAATCAAGTTAAAATTTGGGTCCAGTAAATGAGgtactaaaaaaacatatttgttaGTTTCTTAGAATTCACTCAATATTAAGAGGTGTAACCAAACGGACCCCAAATTCAGATTCAGCGCATCGTAATAATAACGGGTCTGGTTAAAGGTAAAAAACACTCTTTTTTTGTGGGCCAGTGTTATTaatggatatttaaaaaaacataaacattgttgttctttttattaaaataagccaATAGGTCTTTCAGAGAACTAATTagtaagtattataataaaaaaatatatgtagagaCAGATCTGCAGAGACATAAAAATTTACACAACTTGGACAAAACTAAATCAGATTAATGATTAAGATTACGAATACAATCTGTAATCTTTAATCATTGTATATTACAGATTacaaaaatcaatcaaaaagtaATCATTTTTAGTGATTACatatgaacatacatacatatgaatttagtaaaaatcggttattttaatattacaaacatacactccaattttatttatttgtgtagatgaCTCATAATCTGTAGTCGTAATGGAATTTTCTCCCATTCCAAACTTCGTAAATACATTAGGGATTTATATTGTGAATATTCGTAACCGTCAGCTGCGACTCCGTGGGTGGTGGGACTGGCAGTGGCAGCCTCCCACGCATgaagaaaaaaagttttttagtaATTCCCTCACACTTTAAAATTTGTCGGATTATAGTTTAGTAAATATCTTGAAGGAAAAAAGTCAGCTGACCATATCATGGTGGATTATATGTCAAGGTGATTATAGCTGGCTGCTTGAACACGAAAAAAGATTTTCTATCAACTAAAAATTTACCTTGCTATAATTTCTGTGCTactatgaatgaaaattaatgtcAGCTGGCTGTATCTCGGTAAAAAGTTTGTCAGCTGGTACCTTGAAAGATGTAAGtgagaaaaagttttaatttttttttgttttaacgtTTGTGCAGTTGGGCTTTagcaaaaaaatgaaaaagcaatttttttatactatttgattttattatttaaaattgttattattacagtGGTCATACAATTTATTGATACCATTTTTATAGTACGATTTGTCTTTAGCGTCAAAACAGAGGCCTCAGTTTCGGCAATTATCTCTTCATGGGTGATGAATTTCTTTCCAGCGAGCATTCTCTTGAGGTCTGAAGACAGGAAAGAGTCGCTGGGAGCCAAATCTGAAGAATACGGGGGATGCGGATGCAATTAGAAGCCCAATTCATACAATTTTACCATCGTTTTCATTAACCTGTTACACGGTGCATTGTTTTgatgacattatttttttcaacagcattttttttcaaatggtGTCGTTTTTCCGCAATTTCACCCTTCAAATGCTCCAATAACGCGATGTAGAAGTCGTGATGGTTTCAATGTATTCGATAAATACTATGCTCATCCCAAAATACTGATGCCTTGCTTGCACCTTGCCAGCCGACTGTTGCATCTTTGCACGCTTTGGAGTCGGTTTACAATATGCAGTCCACTCAGATAACGGTAGTTTTGATTGTGGTGTGAAATGATGGAGCTATAtttttcatccattgttacatatcGAGATATATACACCAGATATATACAcaagttaacagaaatatgcgCAACCGGAATTGTCATTGTTTAAGGAGTTACTTTATgtgttattatataacaaaattaatacaccaatccatttttctatattaatttatcctttttttttattcattaaagtgagacgtattaattgttttgctttatcatatgtatataattttagtatcttattatatgtgtaccaatgttcaaaatttattattattatagatttattaatatattttatataagaactGCTTTCCGCCTATCTCTTTACGGGTGACGCTGAAAATCGGCGTTGGAGTCTTGACTCTCCAACAAATGCCGAGCGTCATCCATTTCAATGCTCCCATCAGTACATCTCTATACAGATTGccgctttctttctttttttatatacattttgcttatttttcattattttgttttttttttttgcttttttaattgttattgttgaTTTTGTGTGGGTAGttacctattattattgttttttaatttcattgtcttttatttcgattgtatattgtgttcattgtttccaatttagctatttgtcataatatctatatagttatattgtaatagaaTTGTTATATTgtgatttctatttttttgtctttactgtatatcgatgtatgtgtgtgagtatgaatatgtagtctttcgactaaattgtaagctccttttctatatttgcagggcgcgggcgtaggttatactcgtactctttacaatattatgtaggtagtacttaaaaagattataacaaaattgtaacgtccACCGAACACGTGGATGTCTGCGagtctatcgtgtggcggagggagtaactcagagcagtgcctaggacttgcgacctaggtgtaggtttaaggagatcccctttgagatgcgcatcaacgctcaccttcactgctcgagttatacgcctcgcctagccaaattaatcgtaatagataacaattaattcgtttgcacaaattaattattgaacgagtctaggttaagctactagcaggatacaacaaatgtatcgtgccaagccagagccaagactgccttagcggcggttgcactattcgttttatacacgtcagaataactcgagtaatataacgaatgagggtagttgactatcgaacgatgtgctaggtggtgcgatcgttgcatctgttgtttataaattcctttctaattgcgtatgacAGCGCTAGTGTtgacaaataaatgtttattattattattaatgtttattattagatataaattcgGGTTTTTTATGGTGAAACAGCTTCAAACACTGTTCAGAATCATCAATTCGTTTTGGTTTTTGGTCGATAGTGAGCTCGCGCGGCAACCACTTTGAACACAGTTTTGGCATACCCAAATGTTCATGATCGATATTATGTCAAAGACTTTCTTTTGATATCTTTAGAGCCTTAGCTATGTCAGTCAACTTCACTGTGCGGTCAtccaatacaatataatattgtgTGACTTTAGTGATGCTTTCGTCGCTGATAGACTCTTTGGGGCGTCCATTACGTGCACCGTCCTCGGTGCTCATTTCAGCTCGTTTAAACCTAGCAAACCACTTTTCAATAGTTAATTTTCTTAGTGAAAAGTCCGAGTAAAGTTTATCAATCTACGCCTTGGTTTCAACAGTAGGTATGTTTTTCACCAAAAAGCAATACTTTATTgacacacaaaatttaatgttatcCATTTTCTTCAAACTAAAAATGCTTTATCCTACAGACTAATAGTCAGACAGCTGTGAAAAGTTAGGgttaactaaaaattatatgaacttaatacgtcggggtcaccagtttagtactgtgaagaaaagggaggattctccaaccagacggatgttgtgtctggcgggctaacgccccgacggttgttgtcaggatcttgtatatatacttaatcactttgaaaactctgatagcgcgatgtagcatacgtcagttttctctaattacgtaatttgtagtcgttcgtatttcgcgcgatagatgtcgccacaccaCTATCTGTATGTTAGCCTACGAACTTTTCAGCCCActctcataaaataaataagtgaaaTATGATAAGCGTAAAGATGATTAGACGATAACTAATCATGAATATCAATCgaacaaacaataattgtgtttgctcgtaaatgaataaaaactgacttcaatatATATCGAAACGTAATATAATATAGCATTGGTAAttagttgaaaaaaataatcagttaaatacgtattatgagaaataacttaaaaagtactcgcTAGATCTAGTAAATGAGACAACATAATATGCACTAGCTTTTAAAAATCGAATCTCCTCTTTTTTTGCAATCGGCTAAAAAGCAACAATTAAGACTTGGAAGTGGGAGGGTAACGTTGACATTGCAACGAGCCCTAGTTTGGGCGAAAGCCGGCGGAATCGCGGAAGTGAAGATCGCGGCAGGATGCATCCCCGAGATCCTGCCCTAGGCGAGATAAAGGAACACCCCAGATTTTCTAGTCAGTGCAAGTCTGATATATTCCCCAGCTCTTCCGGGCCGGAGGCATCCATAACGGATTTCCCCTGGCTCAAAAAAAGGGCAACGTTGAAAATTCATACCATATCACGTcaacaatataattaaagatTACACGTGAAATCATGATTAAAGTAATTATGATTACTTTTAATCAGATTATTAATCCGATTACAAGAACCTACCTTGTGTCGTTTTCCACGACTTATGTAATATTCAACTTGAATCTGTTACATTCATCAGAACTCTTGAGAGTTAATAAGATTGtaagttacattttaatatgCATATCAAGAGTTTCAAGAAGCCCTTAAAACAGAATGGAAGATTCTTATCTTACCCTTATAGGGCTCTACTCGTAGTCGTTTTTAAAGTCGAATACTTATCCTTATAAGAAactctttttcaaaaataaataaataaagagagTGTTTATTCATTACTAGACATATAGTACATAGAAATAGTACTAGACACTTTTTAATTGGTTTAGCCTGTAATCCACTGCTGTAAATAGGCCGCTTTTTCCATGTTGGAGAAGGGTCGGAAATTAACCACCATGCCGCTCCAATCGGCATTGAATGgcagatatatatgtatatgcatatcttttaagtatttgttatctaaagtaaattaaatgatttttattataccttTCCGgaagtataaaaagaaaaaaaaattaagtttgaaaaaatttaaaagaaaatattaaattaataaaaaatgtacacaTGGTTGTGATTATTTgattataacaattataattttattttatttttattttattttattaggaaagCATACAGtgatacattttaacaattgctttaaaaaaggaaatatctaAGCACCATTTAGTTGCTTTCGCAAGTACAAATCTATTATTTTGaatgcttttaaaatttaaaaatttacgacagttaaaaatttaaaaaaaaaaaattaaaaaaatccaacATGAAATTAACTACatacactttaatttttttttttaaatgaactttAAATAAGGAAAAGAGGTTTATGATACCATATCGAACCAGTGTCTTGCCAGTTTCGTTCTAATTGTTTTTACAGAAGTGTTGAATAGGTCAAAGTCGGGGAAGTCATTCAGCTTATTGATTTGATCTGCGGACCTCAAAAGAAAGAAGTTTTGCCAATAGTTTGCCGAGCAACTAAGGACATGTAAATAGTAGAGGGGATGTCTTAATGATCTTTTAGGTAGTTTTAGGTAAATTTTGCTAAGAAGATCGGGAGAATCTAATTCACTTTGCGCTATCCTGGTCAACGATGTAATGTCTGCTATTTTACGCCTTTCATGCAACGGTAATATATGATGTCTTTTGCATCTATGTTCGTAACATTCGTCAAACTTGTTAGACTTGAACTGAAGATATCTCATGAATTTACGCTGGATTGTTTCTAACCTATTGATGTATACAACATATTGTGGGTTCCAAATCTGTGAACAGTATTCGAGTATGCTACGCACATATGAGCAATAAAGGATCTTGACaagcttaatattattaaattgagtGCTTTGGCGTAGAATGAACCCCATTGACTTATTcgctttttttacaatattgtttatatggTACTCATACGTCAGCTTAGAGTCATGAGTAACGCCCAAGTCTCGTATTTCATTTACTACTTtcatttcaattcaattcattCAATGTAAGCTTTAAACCACCTGTATAAGTTTCCGTGAATACCAGCAtctaaaagttttttcaagagtatTTGATGATCAATACGATCAAAACATTTACTGTAATCAGTGAATACACAGTCAACCTGTGCACCTGAATCCATACTCAATGTAATATAGTCTGTAAAGAGCAGCAAATTGGAAGCTGTTGAGCGTCGAACGAAACCATGTTGCTCGGGGATAAACGAAGATGACAAAAAGCTATAGACTTGAGTATGAACTATCCTTTCGAGTATTTTTGCGAATATACATAATTTGGAAATCGGCCTATAATTTTTCACCTCACTCTTATTTCCACTTTTGAAGATTGGGGATATAAAGGCGGATTTCCAGATTTTGGGAATGATACCTTCTTTTAATGAGCGTGTAAATAGTATTACTAGGGGTTTAGTTAGGCTGTCCGAACATCTCGTAATAAATAACGgtttcgtaataaataataatgtactaaATGTCTCTCATGTCGTATTAACTATTAATGTGTATGTCTCCTTcaaatttttttacgatattagTTATCGCCTAGTTTACTTCAGCACAATCAATAAATTtggtaaatacataaaaagaatACATAAAAAGCTTAGAgcgtaaataataatgtaattctttaatgaaaataattaatactctGAAGAATTATCgaactttgattttatttatttagacgaaTCTTACACACTACTATTACCCTCTACAGTCCACTGTAAAATTTAGACATAGCATAGGATATTAAAAAACATAGATTAAAATATGTAAGGTGTAaggtgtatttatatttacatatatacatttacaaacaataatgtgctatattataaaatagaattgtatacaaaaatattataattttaacaaaaatcgtTTTAGCGGctgttttcctttttttaacttACAAAAATCAAATCTTACAACAATATGGGTTTCACGTTTCTCTTTTAAATCTAGATTGTGATCTTATAATATGCACTTAGTCGTAATACATAAAAGTCGCAAAAtcgtacaataaaataataggtgTCGCAGTCCAGCTTCAATTGCCATTTAATCAGACGGCTAGCCTATCGATTGAATAATACTATTTATACAACacgtctaaaataaaataatattagggtatttaaaacagttttttttttgcaccaCGTCATACCGTTAAATCACATATGTTTTCGACCACTGCGTGTGTAGTGATAATTAATTcttatcattattaaaaaaaaatctccagCAATAGAACTTTCTAATGGTTGTGacttatttttttaccaatcttttggaaaaataaattactattaaagtataaaattagaATACTTAATGGGTAGTTTTCATTGACAACAATTGAATTTCAATGAATCAAAATTGACAGTCAAGCACCAGTTAGTCTAATGAATGTACGTTTATGCCATTCAAATCAGCTTGATATTAGACCCCattaaagtaagtaagtaagtccCATTAAGTATTTTAACAGTTAGTTGACTGCGACTTATAATTAGACAAAATCCTTAACTTTTGACCCATGAAAACAAtacgaaataaaacaaatattgtcCTCAATTAATGTGTACACATTTaatatacagataataaatattgataattttctgtttttcgTGCTGTctgtatttgaaaataaataaataatttgttttgttcgACATTGTTTAGATTGTTAATATTCAGGtatgatttaaaatatgttttgttaCAGATACATATTCTTTTATTTGATAAGAAAATACCATATGTATGAAAGATATACGTATACTCATGTTAAGTTACGTACCTACTGAAAGacttcataatttaaaaagctTCTAATTATATGAGCATAATAAGTATCTTTTTAGTCTTTATCGAAATATGGTATTTAGTATTTAGGCGTttactcattttattttttatatattttcatactgCATGGTAAATCTGATTTTATTATGAGAatggtatttatataaaattataattatgactaTGACTATATGATTATTTAACTATCAATCTATATTATTACgtaagtaggtacataattttcctgttacatataattatacacTAATGTTAACTACTTATGgcaaaaattaatatagaaaaaataaataggttcctaaattaaaattatacttcgTTATTTCTTTCTAAAGAGAAATATTGTTTAGATATATTTGTTGGGCATTTAATGCGAAACGGACTATTTAAAGAAATTTGATGTTTCCCTCCCTTAAtccatatagatatttaatattattatagtacctatattttataattaacgtTTAAAGGTACGCACTACTGGAAGTCGCATTATTGggtatttaaaagtttttataaaataaacaaaatagaatagaagaataatataataggaTACAATTTTTACATCTAAAGATTGTTTATCTTATTTTTCtcaaaaaagtagaaaaaatagGTTTTTCATAATTACACAAAAAGTTTAGTaacaagtataattttataaacagcACTATCATCCCAGAAACCactaatcaataaataaaaatatattttttagttatccGCTTCGCGTGGAATGCCCCTtgtgaaataaaatgttttattctaaGAACAAATTACTGACGCCTAGACTTCTTTGGCGGCATTTCATACGGCTACGACTTGcttataaataactatttacttGCTGTTTCTGTCAAAATAAGAagaataattatcatttattttgaacaatgaaattaatatttttagtcgTTGTAACCgtctcatattttttattatcatagttTTTtacgataataaaataaaaatctttatatcaTTGACCAAGATGCTACACAATATCTAATGAATTGACGGTAATTGACTGTAATTTACCAGTTTAGAATATGGTGTCTAGAGATGAAATTTGTAACTACTGTATTTGTTATGGAGAATTTCTTGTACGTCTTCGGTTATCAAAAGACAATCGGTTTGGTATACTGTTAAATGGAACGCCATGATTCAAAGATAAAACTTTTGACACGATATTAAGCTCTTCCTGATCTCGTGAGTTGAGACTACTTTGAGCTAATAGCTGTTTTAATTCTACATCTGGGTTGAAGTGATTAAATCTGCTTGGTGTTGAAAATCTGTTAGTAAAAGGAGGTTCGAATGTGTTAAACCTGCTGTAGTTCGGAATATTTATTCCAAAATTTCCTACACCGTTCTCATTACGGAATACCCGAGTACTTTGTTTTTGTCTTTGGTCATCTGATAATCTTATTTGATTTGTTTGTGGAAAACTTTGTGCTTGATTAAAGTTTTGAACAGAATTAGGTTGGAGGAAATTGCCTATGCCTTGTGGTAGATGGTTTTCTTGTAACGGAAACTGATTTTGTTGTTTTGTACGTAAATGAATAAGAAAATCGACAGCTTCTTTGTTTGGGAGTTGTTGCTGAGCGTTCAAAGTATTTGTTTGATCGAAAGAAACGCTTGGTTGTATTGACACTTGTGATTTGAatggttttaaattattttgactgAAAATTTGATTTTGTGGGAAATTGTTATGTGTctgaaaattgtttaatatttgttgATTAGGAAGTTTTTGTTGTTCTCGTAAAAGTTGTTGTTTGCTAAATTGTTCTTGTTCAAATAACGTCTGTTGTAACCTTGCAGCTTCTTTTTGTTGTAAAAGAAGTTGTTGATTCCTTAATAATTCCTCTTGTTGCCTTTGCTGTATTTGTAAAAACCGAAGTTGCTCTTCTAAGAGTCTTTGTTTTTCTTCTAGTTGTTTTTGCAGTGCTAATTGTTGGTTGATAAATTCAGTGGAAGGTAAGTTTTGTAAACTATTGGCCTGTATGTTCGACGTCAATAACTGCGGAAGTAATATATTCGTTGGTGGGTTTGAGTTTGATGGTGTTTTTGATCCatcaaaaatgtttgtttgCTGGTAAATAGGTATCACTTTCTTTGGAACCCCATGTGCATCTTGTTGAACTGTAAATGCCGCTACCAGTGGCGCTTGAAAAACTTGTACATCCTTTTTATTCACTTCCTCTATATTTTCTCCATCTTCATTGTGCGTTGGTTTTGGTGTTGTAGTTGTTGTGGTAGTAGTTGTTGTAGTTGTTGATATACGAGGTTTTGATGTACTCAGTTTACTATGTGCGAAATTGCCACCGCTAGATTTAGATGTACTTGGTATGCTTCTTATTTGTTGCACATTAACACCAGTCTCTCTTGCTTGAAATATTTCACCAAACGTAGCTTGTGTCGGCAGACTTGCTGTAACATGATTTTCGACATTGCCAACAGTTGtacttaaaattgaaatatttttgtcaattaACATCGGAGTAGTGTTTGAATTATTATCGAAGGCAGATTGACCATTAACTACAAATGAATGAATTTGTATGTTTTCTTTATTAGCCTGCGCAACAGTTATTCCGTCACCAGTGGAGTCTCCGCCTGTAGGCGATGTGCCATCTGTTGTTTCCGTAGTTAGGTTGTCGCTTTCTTCAAGGTCACTAAGGGCTTTTAATAAGGCTTTTCTTATATATGGATCCAAATGAACCGAAGGTGATTGCTCAATGGTGTTTGAGTCATGGTTTGTTGTTTCTTGTGCCACACCAAGGCAAATGACAACTAATAGTATAAATGCCTGTACCTGgaacagaaaaataatatagattaaataaaataatttgtaacgtTACATTGCTTATTGATTGACAAATTATTTGTTACAATAGAGAATTGAAACTCTTGCAAACTCTTAACTATGTAGAAATAATGCTTTAGGTAACAAAACATCAATTGAAGTGTATTTTATAGTACTTTTATGCGTAAGTACAATTTTTCATAGTCACAAATTTAAAGTATCCTACGCTGCAAACGTAAAAATAAGTTCAAGAAATATTTCGTAAAGTGAAGAACAATGACTAAGTTCTTTTAACGCAGTTGTATAATAGGTCTCATCATCATAAGTATTAGATTATATCAGATATAGAAAACACACATCTACTTGATCGTTAGACTGTCTATTCTCTATATCTGATATAATCTAATACTTGTTCATACGTTTGTTACCATGGTGGATAGATTGTTTAAGAGGAATTTGAAATtacataatgaaaataaatattggtaatggcaacaataaagtatattactACAATacgtaaactgaaaaaataatcaCATTACGTACAATGTGAGTATCATTAATCAAGACTGTATCTCTTTTAAAATAAGTCCCTATGAGGGTGACATATTCAGTGTATGATGAATAAAccctctataaataaataaatatttaaaaaaagatcgTATCTCGCtggcatataataaaatatttaggtattgCGTGTAAATAACTAAAGCTTGTAAACTATTCTAATGCACACATAAATCCAAATACTtattttacgattatttattttaatactttttaattttaaatattaattatataataatgataacaaaaatgtattaaggatgaaaattaaatatttctgcaAATCCGAGTTgatgttgatatttttaatactacaaataaaaataaaaataaattttgtagcAACTCTAAAATaactaacaagtactttttttttcgaacgtaatataaatcttaaatatcTGTAATCTGTATAAGTTACCCAGTTTGTGTGTGTAATTAGTAAAAGTAcctatataggtacatatataatatgtttcgATTTCATATCAAGATACTTATTCGAAGAAAATTTTTACACGTAATTTTATGCTTAAACCataattaagattaaataatCAATGTTAAACAAAGCTAGCAAGACGCTTTCACCACTCATTGCTCACGCCTCAAAACATGTTAAAATCAATAAAGCACGCCGACGCAAAGGAAAAATGACATAAGCTTACAAAGAAAGAGTTTACTCGCAAACTCGTAATATTTTATGGTAAACTTGTTACCGCTAATCAGCATTTATTGACCACGGTAAATCTGAAAATTCCTATGGACTCGAGACTTGTAATCAAATAAAGTGGTAAAATTCATATATAGCTGTattgttatgaattttttaaaacttgttaAAGGTAGGTACACCGTACGGTTAAGGTACCATTTGTGTGTCAAGTGTTATATACttatttgaa
Proteins encoded in this region:
- the LOC123655162 gene encoding signal transducer and activator of transcription C; translation: MIPATISPKQSKLPHHPSPKKAGQGERRSEELSRFTKDDSPRHPEAREDRELRRSNYNVQAFILLVVICLGVAQETTNHDSNTIEQSPSVHLDPYIRKALLKALSDLEESDNLTTETTDGTSPTGGDSTGDGITVAQANKENIQIHSFVVNGQSAFDNNSNTTPMLIDKNISILSTTVGNVENHVTASLPTQATFGEIFQARETGVNVQQIRSIPSTSKSSGGNFAHSKLSTSKPRISTTTTTTTTTTTTPKPTHNEDGENIEEVNKKDVQVFQAPLVAAFTVQQDAHGVPKKVIPIYQQTNIFDGSKTPSNSNPPTNILLPQLLTSNIQANSLQNLPSTEFINQQLALQKQLEEKQRLLEEQLRFLQIQQRQQEELLRNQQLLLQQKEAARLQQTLFEQEQFSKQQLLREQQKLPNQQILNNFQTHNNFPQNQIFSQNNLKPFKSQVSIQPSVSFDQTNTLNAQQQLPNKEAVDFLIHLRTKQQNQFPLQENHLPQGIGNFLQPNSVQNFNQAQSFPQTNQIRLSDDQRQKQSTRVFRNENGVGNFGINIPNYSRFNTFEPPFTNRFSTPSRFNHFNPDVELKQLLAQSSLNSRDQEELNIVSKVLSLNHGVPFNSIPNRLSFDNRRRTRNSP